One Pseudomonas sp. HOU2 genomic window carries:
- a CDS encoding N-6 DNA methylase, which produces MAETLYKRFADAIAVVESYSYEQRESKEIALAFLVLRYACINVDVVEVGSKFGFNIASSSLVSQREEDFFSDFMSLVRAVDSIFFIQDNGVSDVFEAFVEKNRRAKEVIVSIKKIYEILFFETVDGKYLAGIFESVLLELYNSKGGGGPEFYTPRNLVDFAVELVNPENNEKIYDPVCGTGGFLVRANDYLHQRNSNVCAEFIGRDKSLFSVKISFWNLYIHGVDNFSVYTGDSLSWAQYEPRKYDVVLANPPFSVKDWNWNLFASSGMDFYGAPPRANADYAFLLHVIFSLSDIGRAAVIVPSGVLFRGGAEKEIRRNIVNDGLIEMVVSLPAGLIKGTSVSLCMIFFNKRARSESVFFARAPEKLSKDQFASPAFELSNILDICREKRAVKGCSESVSISDIERKEFDLSVSRYVVSGVAEVRGVAEVAEEYIKLEAELRGLQDELKYYLDRVLD; this is translated from the coding sequence ATGGCTGAAACACTATATAAGCGTTTTGCGGATGCGATAGCCGTTGTCGAATCTTATTCATATGAACAAAGGGAAAGCAAAGAAATAGCACTCGCATTTCTAGTGTTGAGATATGCGTGCATTAACGTGGATGTGGTGGAGGTCGGCTCGAAGTTTGGATTCAATATTGCTTCTTCATCGCTAGTTTCTCAGCGTGAGGAAGATTTTTTTTCTGATTTTATGAGCCTGGTTCGGGCAGTCGACAGCATTTTTTTTATTCAAGATAACGGTGTGTCCGATGTTTTTGAGGCGTTTGTAGAAAAAAATAGGCGTGCTAAAGAGGTTATTGTTTCTATAAAAAAAATATATGAAATTTTGTTTTTTGAAACTGTCGATGGTAAGTATTTGGCTGGGATTTTTGAGTCAGTTCTCCTAGAGTTGTATAACTCCAAGGGTGGGGGTGGCCCGGAATTTTACACGCCACGCAATTTAGTGGATTTTGCTGTTGAGTTGGTTAATCCAGAAAATAATGAAAAAATATATGATCCTGTCTGCGGTACAGGAGGGTTTCTCGTTCGCGCAAATGATTATTTGCATCAAAGAAATAGTAACGTTTGCGCTGAATTTATTGGGAGGGATAAGAGTTTATTTTCTGTAAAAATTTCTTTTTGGAATCTATATATCCATGGGGTTGATAATTTTTCTGTTTATACGGGCGACTCGCTTTCATGGGCGCAGTATGAACCTCGTAAATATGATGTTGTTTTAGCAAATCCTCCATTTTCGGTGAAGGATTGGAATTGGAATTTGTTTGCGAGCAGTGGAATGGATTTCTATGGCGCTCCACCTCGGGCTAACGCGGACTATGCGTTTTTGCTACATGTTATATTTAGTTTGAGTGATATAGGGCGGGCGGCTGTAATTGTTCCTTCTGGAGTGCTGTTTAGAGGTGGGGCAGAGAAGGAGATTAGGAGGAATATTGTAAATGATGGTTTGATAGAAATGGTGGTTTCTTTGCCTGCGGGTTTGATAAAAGGCACGAGTGTATCTTTGTGTATGATATTTTTTAATAAGAGAGCTCGGAGTGAATCTGTTTTTTTTGCAAGGGCCCCTGAGAAATTAAGCAAAGATCAGTTTGCATCTCCTGCGTTTGAGCTAAGTAATATCCTAGATATTTGTAGGGAGAAGAGGGCGGTAAAAGGGTGCAGTGAAAGTGTAAGTATTTCCGATATTGAAAGAAAAGAATTTGATTTAAGTGTTTCTCGTTATGTCGTTTCTGGTGTGGCTGAAGTACGCGGTGTTGCGGAAGTCGCAGAGGAATACATAAAGTTAGAAGCTGAGTTGAGAGGTCTGCAGGATGAGCTGAAGTATTATCTTGATCGGGTTCTGGATTGA
- a CDS encoding DUF2790 domain-containing protein, translating into MKALLVLALSSLCATAMADEVPTDVAQQQPVIEEYTYSTHLDIANVVSMSEVPNVCEVVPMKMEYDDSKGQRHILRYSVMGNGCTN; encoded by the coding sequence ATGAAAGCTTTATTGGTTCTGGCCCTCAGCAGTCTGTGCGCAACCGCCATGGCAGACGAGGTCCCGACTGATGTCGCACAGCAACAACCGGTGATCGAGGAATACACTTACTCCACTCACCTGGACATCGCTAACGTAGTGTCCATGAGCGAAGTTCCAAACGTCTGCGAAGTTGTCCCGATGAAAATGGAATACGACGACTCCAAAGGTCAGCGTCATATCCTGCGTTACAGCGTGATGGGTAACGGCTGCACCAATTGA
- a CDS encoding HNH endonuclease, translating to MSDKKKDTDWNVAEIEAAVDAYLKMLELERIGQKFNKAHENRVLRASALHNRTEGSVEFRMQNISAVLLRMHREYIKGYKPARNVGTNVEPAIRAVLIAKGVTLGDPTVPTADEEALEQRALALEKLPLEDEPEGIVKPKRAPAQSTAFIRDPKVRAWVRKKAKGMCEGCGEPAPFTKNDSPYLEVHHVKHLANKGSDRISNAVALCPNCHRRCHHSNDSKEFTESLYARVKRLKRE from the coding sequence ATGAGCGACAAGAAAAAAGACACTGACTGGAATGTTGCTGAGATTGAGGCAGCGGTTGACGCCTATCTGAAAATGTTGGAGCTTGAGCGAATCGGCCAAAAATTTAACAAAGCACATGAGAATCGTGTGCTGCGCGCATCTGCGCTGCACAACCGCACTGAAGGCTCAGTTGAGTTCCGCATGCAGAACATCTCTGCCGTTTTATTGAGAATGCATAGGGAATACATCAAAGGGTACAAGCCAGCCAGAAACGTTGGGACTAACGTTGAGCCAGCCATCCGAGCAGTGTTGATTGCCAAAGGGGTAACGCTTGGGGATCCAACTGTTCCGACTGCAGATGAAGAAGCACTAGAGCAGAGAGCTCTGGCGCTAGAGAAACTGCCTCTTGAAGACGAACCTGAGGGGATTGTGAAGCCGAAGCGCGCTCCCGCCCAAAGCACTGCATTTATACGTGATCCAAAGGTTAGAGCCTGGGTTCGTAAAAAAGCCAAAGGGATGTGTGAAGGTTGCGGTGAACCGGCGCCGTTCACTAAAAATGACTCGCCTTACCTTGAAGTTCATCACGTGAAGCATTTGGCGAATAAGGGCTCTGATCGAATCAGCAACGCTGTGGCGCTTTGCCCGAACTGTCATCGACGCTGCCATCACTCGAATGACAGCAAAGAGTTCACCGAATCGCTATACGCGAGGGTTAAACGGTTGAAGCGTGAGTAA
- a CDS encoding ABC transporter substrate-binding protein, which translates to MKKLVLLGALALSVLSLNSFADEKPLKIGIEAAYPPFASKAPDGSIVGFDYDIGNALCEEMKVKCQWVEQEFDGLIPALKVRKIDAILSSMSITEDRKKSVDFTNKYYNTPARLVMKQGTVVSDNLSELKGKNIGVQRGSIHERFAREVLAPLGAEIKPYGSQNEIYLDVAAGRLDGTVADATLLQDGFLNTDSGKGFAFVGPQFTDVKYFGDGVGIAVRKGDALKDKINSAITAIRENGKYKAIQDKYFAFDIYGK; encoded by the coding sequence ATGAAGAAACTTGTGCTGCTTGGCGCCCTGGCACTGTCCGTGCTGTCGCTGAATTCCTTCGCTGATGAAAAACCTCTGAAGATCGGTATCGAAGCGGCTTACCCTCCGTTCGCTTCCAAAGCGCCGGACGGCAGCATCGTCGGTTTCGACTACGACATCGGCAACGCCCTGTGTGAAGAAATGAAGGTCAAGTGCCAGTGGGTCGAGCAAGAGTTCGACGGTCTGATCCCGGCACTGAAAGTGCGCAAGATCGACGCGATCCTGTCGTCCATGTCGATCACTGAAGACCGCAAGAAGTCCGTGGACTTCACCAACAAGTACTACAACACCCCGGCCCGTCTGGTCATGAAGCAAGGCACCGTTGTCAGCGACAACCTGTCTGAGCTCAAGGGCAAGAACATCGGCGTGCAACGTGGTTCGATCCATGAGCGTTTCGCCCGCGAAGTCCTGGCCCCGCTGGGTGCCGAGATCAAGCCATACGGCTCGCAGAACGAAATCTACCTCGACGTGGCCGCCGGTCGCCTCGACGGTACCGTGGCTGACGCCACCCTGCTGCAGGACGGCTTCCTGAACACTGATTCCGGCAAAGGCTTCGCCTTCGTTGGCCCGCAGTTCACCGACGTCAAATACTTCGGCGACGGCGTAGGCATCGCGGTGCGCAAGGGCGACGCGCTGAAAGACAAGATCAACTCCGCCATCACGGCTATCCGTGAAAACGGCAAATACAAAGCTATCCAGGACAAATACTTCGCCTTCGATATCTACGGCAAGTAA
- a CDS encoding ABC transporter permease, translating to MLKGYGAVILDGAWLTLQLALSSMALAIVLGLIGVALRLSPIRWLAWLGDLYSTVIRGIPDLVLILLIFYGGQDLLNRVAPMLGYDDYIDLNPLAAGIGTLGFIFGAYLSETFRGAFMAIPKGQAEAGMAYGMSSFQVFFRVMVPQMIRLAIPGFTNNWLVLTKATALISVVGLQDMMFKAKQAADATREPFTFFLAVAAMYLVITSVSLLALRHLEKRYSVGVRAADL from the coding sequence ATGTTGAAAGGCTACGGGGCTGTCATCCTCGATGGCGCATGGCTGACGCTTCAGCTCGCCTTGTCGTCCATGGCCCTGGCCATCGTTCTCGGGCTGATCGGGGTCGCATTGCGCCTGTCGCCGATTCGCTGGCTGGCGTGGCTGGGCGATCTGTATTCCACGGTGATCCGCGGGATTCCCGACCTGGTGCTGATCCTGCTGATCTTCTATGGCGGCCAGGACCTGCTCAACCGCGTCGCGCCGATGCTCGGTTATGACGACTACATCGACCTGAACCCGCTGGCCGCCGGTATCGGCACTCTCGGTTTCATTTTCGGTGCGTACCTGTCCGAGACCTTCCGTGGTGCGTTCATGGCGATCCCCAAGGGCCAGGCTGAAGCGGGCATGGCGTACGGCATGAGCAGCTTTCAGGTGTTTTTCCGGGTGATGGTGCCGCAGATGATTCGCCTGGCGATTCCTGGCTTCACCAACAACTGGCTGGTTTTGACCAAAGCGACCGCGCTGATTTCGGTGGTCGGTCTGCAAGACATGATGTTCAAGGCCAAGCAGGCGGCAGATGCCACCCGCGAGCCTTTCACCTTCTTCCTCGCAGTGGCGGCGATGTACCTGGTGATCACCAGTGTCTCGTTGCTGGCGCTGCGTCACCTTGAGAAGCGCTACTCGGTAGGCGTAAGGGCGGCTGATCTATGA
- a CDS encoding restriction endonuclease subunit S, which yields MAQDFRLGDVASITAGQTFRGRSETDGEIGFAKLLQIKDVKEGVYPGGDLPWAAVEEERLTVRLSGGELLLPLRGNRSDTMLYLKRNEVPTTTPNQVAIITPCHENLNPFFLLWFLNSGKGRAQIDSMRTGSTVGHISVKALKTIVITIPGQESQQSIASVYENWLRQREVLSEMLIRGAELTETICYQMLNDFRGE from the coding sequence ATGGCTCAAGATTTTAGGCTGGGGGACGTTGCATCTATAACCGCAGGGCAAACCTTCAGGGGGAGGTCGGAAACGGACGGTGAGATCGGCTTTGCAAAATTACTTCAAATTAAAGACGTAAAGGAAGGCGTTTACCCCGGAGGAGACTTACCTTGGGCGGCAGTTGAGGAGGAAAGGTTGACAGTACGCTTGAGTGGCGGTGAGTTACTACTTCCTTTGCGCGGGAATCGAAGTGATACCATGCTATATTTGAAGCGCAATGAAGTCCCTACGACTACACCGAATCAAGTAGCGATAATTACACCGTGCCATGAAAATTTGAACCCGTTTTTCTTATTATGGTTCCTGAATAGTGGCAAAGGAAGGGCGCAAATTGACTCCATGCGAACAGGAAGCACTGTTGGTCATATTAGTGTTAAGGCATTGAAGACGATAGTAATTACTATCCCAGGGCAAGAAAGTCAGCAATCAATTGCATCCGTATATGAGAATTGGCTTAGGCAGCGTGAGGTTTTGAGTGAGATGCTGATTCGTGGTGCCGAATTAACAGAGACGATTTGTTATCAGATGCTTAATGATTTTAGGGGGGAGTAA
- a CDS encoding sulfite exporter TauE/SafE family protein: MFYLLLTLFGCLTGITAVLFGFGGGFVVVPLLYRMLSASHGADDPIGQSAMHIAVATSTCVMIVNALIATGKHRRAGNLIRHYLWPLGGFIALGAIIGAIAAVWVSGEVIRYAFVAYLGVTIIDCLLRRGFLTRNEGVIPRRLDRKETSAGGVGIGAIATFLGVGGSVMTVPLLRRCGLSMSQATSMANPLSVPVAVAGTLTYMALAGFSETDLGAWFVGYVDLLAFAVLTLGSLVGIRLATPWIGRIPDRVHAWVYIGLLILVLLGMSIR, encoded by the coding sequence ATGTTCTACCTACTGCTGACTCTCTTCGGCTGCCTGACCGGCATCACCGCCGTGCTCTTTGGTTTCGGCGGCGGCTTCGTCGTCGTGCCGCTGCTCTACCGCATGCTCAGCGCCAGCCATGGCGCCGACGACCCCATCGGCCAATCGGCCATGCACATTGCCGTCGCCACCTCGACCTGCGTGATGATCGTCAACGCCCTGATCGCCACCGGCAAACACCGCCGCGCCGGCAACCTGATCCGCCATTACCTGTGGCCGCTCGGCGGCTTCATCGCCCTGGGCGCGATCATCGGCGCGATCGCTGCGGTGTGGGTCAGCGGCGAGGTCATCCGCTACGCCTTCGTCGCCTACCTCGGCGTGACCATCATCGACTGCTTGCTCAGACGCGGCTTCCTCACCCGCAACGAAGGCGTCATCCCACGCCGATTGGATCGCAAGGAAACATCCGCCGGCGGTGTAGGCATCGGCGCCATCGCCACGTTCCTCGGCGTAGGAGGAAGCGTTATGACCGTGCCGCTGTTGCGCCGCTGCGGGTTGAGCATGTCCCAGGCCACGTCCATGGCGAACCCGCTGAGCGTGCCGGTGGCCGTGGCCGGGACGCTGACCTACATGGCGCTGGCCGGTTTCAGCGAGACGGATCTGGGCGCATGGTTTGTCGGGTATGTGGATTTGCTGGCGTTTGCAGTGCTGACGCTGGGGTCGTTGGTCGGGATTCGGTTGGCCACGCCGTGGATCGGGCGGATACCGGATCGGGTGCATGCCTGGGTCTATATTGGATTGCTGATTCTTGTTTTACTGGGCATGTCTATAAGATGA
- a CDS encoding transposase, with protein sequence MTILTSQTVVGIDIAKTEIVVYRADLETIEAVKNDRAALKRWLKTLPAQSAIAVEATNIYHLETVDLAHAMGHQVYVVDAYRVSHYRRGVGQRAKNDPCDARVLARYLTNEQSKLRLWNPPPKAYTVLKSLLHRRATLIQNHTGLMLSWADEPLLKKERTAQQKAFERSDKVIQNLLRKVSKEAGIDDNIGRCKAIEGVGELTATGLATTYMRGDFANSDAFIAFLGMDLTVDDSGKKNGPRFLSKKGDPEIRRLAYNAAMAACRSTKWKPFYESYLARGFSKTQALVALARKLCRVAFALMKNQGEYRSV encoded by the coding sequence ATGACAATCCTTACTTCGCAGACGGTTGTTGGTATCGATATCGCCAAGACCGAAATCGTTGTCTATCGCGCCGACCTGGAAACCATTGAAGCGGTCAAGAATGATCGTGCCGCCCTCAAACGTTGGCTCAAAACTCTGCCCGCGCAAAGCGCTATCGCTGTCGAAGCCACCAATATCTACCATTTGGAGACTGTTGATCTGGCTCATGCGATGGGACATCAGGTCTATGTGGTGGATGCTTATCGAGTCAGCCACTATCGTCGCGGTGTCGGTCAGCGAGCCAAAAATGATCCATGCGATGCACGCGTGCTCGCACGCTATCTGACGAATGAACAAAGCAAACTGCGGCTTTGGAACCCGCCTCCTAAAGCCTACACCGTACTGAAAAGCTTGCTGCACAGACGCGCGACGCTGATTCAGAACCATACGGGTCTGATGTTGAGCTGGGCCGATGAACCCTTGCTGAAGAAAGAACGTACGGCTCAGCAAAAGGCATTCGAGCGATCCGACAAGGTCATTCAAAACCTGCTGCGCAAAGTCAGCAAAGAGGCCGGTATTGATGACAATATTGGCCGCTGCAAAGCAATCGAGGGCGTGGGAGAGCTGACTGCGACTGGGTTGGCAACGACCTATATGCGCGGTGACTTTGCCAACAGCGACGCGTTCATCGCGTTTTTGGGTATGGATCTGACGGTGGACGATTCGGGGAAAAAGAACGGCCCGAGGTTCCTGAGCAAAAAAGGAGATCCGGAGATCCGTCGATTAGCCTACAACGCCGCAATGGCGGCGTGTCGCTCAACCAAGTGGAAGCCTTTTTACGAGTCTTACCTGGCCAGAGGCTTCTCGAAAACACAGGCATTGGTAGCTCTTGCTCGCAAGCTCTGCCGAGTGGCATTCGCCCTGATGAAGAATCAGGGCGAATACCGATCAGTTTGA
- a CDS encoding ribonucleotide-diphosphate reductase subunit beta gives MLSWDEFDKEDSEVATVKGANAGHATEANMDRLDSAGGAAALEARAVTADDSAAVARAKAALDSLDVAEGLAELEGASARVAVDEKRMINCRADLNQLVPFKYDWAWQKYLDGCANHWMPQEVNMTADIALWKNPEGLTDDERRIVMRNLGFFSTADSLVANNLVLAVYRLITNPECRQYILRQAFEEAIHTHAYQYCIESLAMDEGEIFNMYHEIPSVAKKAAWGLKYTRSISDPKFETGTPDTDKELLRNLIAYYCVLEGIFFYCGFTQILSMGRRNKMTGVAEQFQYILRDESMHLNFGIDVINQIKIENPHLWDAEMKEEATQMILQGTQLEIEYARDTMPRGVLGMNAAMMEDYLKFIANRRLSQIGLKEEYPGTTNPFPWMSEIMDLKKEKNFFETRVIEYQTGGALSWD, from the coding sequence ATGCTGAGCTGGGACGAATTCGACAAAGAAGACAGTGAAGTAGCAACCGTGAAAGGCGCCAACGCCGGCCACGCTACTGAAGCCAACATGGACCGCCTCGACAGCGCCGGCGGTGCCGCAGCGCTGGAAGCCCGCGCCGTGACCGCCGACGACTCGGCCGCCGTGGCCCGCGCCAAGGCCGCACTGGATTCCCTCGACGTCGCCGAAGGCCTCGCCGAACTCGAAGGCGCCTCCGCCCGTGTCGCCGTTGACGAAAAGCGCATGATCAACTGCCGCGCCGACCTCAACCAACTCGTACCATTCAAGTACGACTGGGCCTGGCAGAAGTACCTGGACGGCTGCGCAAACCACTGGATGCCGCAAGAAGTCAACATGACCGCCGACATCGCCCTCTGGAAAAACCCGGAAGGCCTGACCGACGACGAGCGCCGCATCGTGATGCGCAACCTCGGCTTCTTCTCCACCGCCGACTCCCTGGTTGCCAACAACCTGGTCCTGGCCGTGTACCGCCTGATCACCAACCCGGAATGCCGCCAGTACATCCTGCGCCAGGCCTTCGAAGAGGCGATCCACACCCACGCCTACCAGTACTGCATCGAATCGCTGGCCATGGATGAAGGCGAGATCTTCAACATGTACCACGAGATTCCGTCGGTCGCCAAAAAGGCAGCCTGGGGCCTGAAATACACCCGTTCGATCTCCGATCCGAAGTTCGAAACCGGCACCCCGGACACCGACAAAGAACTGCTGCGCAACCTGATCGCCTACTACTGCGTTCTGGAAGGCATCTTCTTCTACTGCGGCTTCACCCAGATCCTCTCCATGGGCCGCCGCAACAAAATGACCGGCGTCGCCGAGCAGTTCCAGTACATCCTGCGCGACGAATCCATGCACCTGAACTTCGGCATCGACGTGATCAACCAGATCAAAATCGAAAACCCACACCTGTGGGATGCCGAAATGAAGGAAGAAGCGACCCAGATGATCCTGCAGGGTACGCAGCTGGAAATCGAATACGCCCGTGACACCATGCCGCGCGGCGTACTGGGCATGAACGCGGCGATGATGGAGGACTACCTGAAGTTCATCGCCAACCGTCGTTTGTCGCAGATTGGTTTGAAAGAGGAATATCCAGGGACCACTAACCCGTTCCCTTGGATGAGCGAGATCATGGACTTGAAGAAAGAGAAGAATTTCTTTGAGACGCGGGTGATCGAATACCAAACTGGTGGTGCGTTGAGCTGGGACTAA
- a CDS encoding Bro-N domain-containing protein, with translation MSDPLPVIVFSRHNLSLHALLLENQPWFCARDIGRLMGFHLNDRVVNKLDSDQRRVMRIEYFREPEQQLMLSESGVYALLVYHYVPGNRLLREWLTNEVVPTLRDAADSGDSNRPMLSLLDWPEMSLSLLHWQDEGWIRLRDMPYLLRNQTYQRTVKSNRWRGKVVQAFQSLKHSLN, from the coding sequence ATGTCTGATCCGCTCCCGGTAATAGTGTTCTCTCGCCACAACCTTTCTCTCCATGCCCTTCTATTAGAAAACCAGCCTTGGTTCTGCGCCCGTGATATCGGCCGTTTGATGGGTTTCCATCTGAATGATCGTGTGGTCAACAAGCTAGATAGCGATCAGCGCCGCGTCATGCGGATTGAGTACTTTCGAGAGCCAGAACAGCAACTGATGCTCAGTGAGTCCGGGGTGTACGCGCTGTTGGTCTATCACTACGTTCCGGGTAATCGGTTGTTGCGTGAGTGGTTGACCAACGAGGTCGTACCAACCTTGCGCGATGCTGCGGATTCAGGAGATTCGAATCGGCCAATGTTGAGCTTGTTGGATTGGCCGGAGATGTCATTGAGTTTGCTGCATTGGCAAGATGAGGGCTGGATTCGGCTTCGGGATATGCCTTACCTTTTGAGGAATCAGACATATCAACGAACCGTGAAAAGCAATCGGTGGCGCGGAAAGGTCGTCCAGGCATTTCAATCGTTGAAACATTCGTTGAATTAG
- the acs gene encoding acetate--CoA ligase, producing the protein MSAASLYPVRPEVLANTLTDEATYKAMYQQSVVNPDGFWREQAKRLDWIKPFTTVKQTSFDDHHVDIKWFADGTLNVSYNCLDRHLAERGDQVAIIWEGDDPSESRNITYRELHEQVCKLANALRGQDVHRGDVVTIYMPMIPEAVVAMLACTRIGAIHSVVFGGFSPEALAGRIIDCRSKVVITADEGIRAGKKISLKANVDDALTNPETSSIQKVIVCKRTGGDIKWNQHRDIWYEDLMKVAGTVCAPKEMGAEEALFILYTSGSTGKPKGVQHTTGGYLLYAAMTHERVFDYRPGEIYWCTADVGWVTGHSYIVYGPLANGATTVLFEGVPNYPDITRVAKIVDKHKVNILYTAPTAIRAMMASGTAAVEGADGSSLRLLGSVGEPINPEAWDWYYKNVGKSRCPIVDTWWQTETGGNMMSPLPGAHALKPGSAARPFFGVVPALVDNLGNIIEGEAEGNLVILDSWPGQARTLYGDHDRFVDTYFKTFRGMYFTGDGARRDADGYYWITGRVDDVLNVSGHRMGTAEIESAMVAHPKVAEAAVVGVPHDIKGQGIYVYVTLKNGEEPSEQLRLELKNWVRKEIGPIASPDVIQWAPGLPKTRSGKIMRRILRKIATAEYDGLGDISTLADPGVVQHLIDTHKTMNVA; encoded by the coding sequence ATGAGTGCGGCTTCTCTGTATCCCGTTCGTCCCGAGGTTCTGGCCAATACGCTGACTGACGAGGCGACCTACAAAGCCATGTACCAGCAGTCGGTCGTCAACCCTGACGGTTTCTGGCGCGAGCAAGCCAAGCGCCTCGACTGGATCAAGCCTTTCACCACGGTGAAGCAGACTTCCTTCGACGATCACCATGTCGACATCAAATGGTTCGCCGACGGCACCCTGAACGTTTCCTACAACTGCCTCGACCGTCATCTGGCCGAGCGCGGCGACCAAGTCGCAATCATCTGGGAAGGCGACGATCCTTCCGAAAGCCGCAACATCACTTACCGCGAACTGCACGAACAAGTGTGCAAACTGGCCAACGCCCTGCGTGGTCAGGACGTGCACCGTGGCGACGTGGTGACTATCTATATGCCGATGATCCCCGAAGCCGTGGTCGCCATGCTGGCCTGTACCCGGATCGGCGCGATTCACTCGGTGGTGTTCGGTGGCTTCTCGCCGGAAGCGCTGGCGGGGCGGATCATCGACTGCCGCTCGAAAGTGGTGATCACCGCTGACGAAGGCATCCGTGCCGGCAAGAAGATCTCGTTGAAAGCCAACGTTGACGACGCGCTGACCAACCCGGAAACCAGCAGCATCCAGAAAGTCATCGTGTGCAAGCGCACCGGTGGCGACATCAAGTGGAACCAGCATCGCGACATCTGGTACGAAGACCTGATGAAAGTGGCGGGCACCGTCTGCGCGCCGAAAGAGATGGGCGCCGAAGAGGCGCTGTTCATCCTTTACACCTCCGGCTCCACTGGCAAGCCGAAGGGCGTGCAGCACACCACCGGCGGTTATCTGCTGTACGCGGCGATGACCCACGAGCGCGTGTTCGACTATCGTCCGGGCGAAATCTACTGGTGCACCGCCGACGTTGGCTGGGTCACCGGTCACAGTTACATCGTCTACGGCCCGCTGGCCAATGGCGCGACCACCGTGCTGTTCGAAGGCGTGCCGAACTACCCGGACATCACCCGGGTGGCGAAGATCGTCGACAAGCACAAGGTCAACATCCTCTACACCGCACCGACCGCGATCCGCGCGATGATGGCGTCGGGCACCGCTGCCGTTGAAGGCGCGGATGGCAGCAGCCTGCGTCTGCTCGGTTCGGTGGGCGAGCCGATCAACCCGGAAGCCTGGGACTGGTATTACAAGAATGTCGGCAAGTCGCGTTGCCCGATCGTCGATACCTGGTGGCAGACCGAGACCGGCGGCAACATGATGAGCCCGCTGCCGGGTGCGCATGCACTGAAACCGGGGTCGGCGGCGCGTCCGTTCTTCGGCGTGGTGCCGGCGCTGGTCGACAACCTCGGCAACATTATCGAAGGCGAGGCTGAAGGCAATCTGGTGATTCTCGATTCGTGGCCGGGTCAGGCGCGCACGCTGTATGGCGACCATGACCGCTTCGTCGACACCTACTTCAAGACTTTCCGTGGCATGTACTTCACCGGTGACGGTGCGCGGCGTGACGCCGATGGTTACTACTGGATCACCGGGCGTGTGGATGACGTGCTCAACGTCTCCGGCCACCGCATGGGCACCGCCGAGATCGAAAGCGCGATGGTCGCCCACCCGAAAGTCGCCGAGGCGGCGGTGGTCGGTGTGCCGCACGACATCAAGGGGCAGGGCATTTATGTCTACGTCACCCTGAAGAATGGTGAGGAGCCAAGCGAGCAACTGCGTCTGGAGCTGAAGAACTGGGTGCGCAAGGAGATCGGCCCGATTGCTTCGCCGGACGTGATCCAGTGGGCTCCGGGGTTGCCGAAGACCCGTTCAGGCAAGATCATGCGGCGGATTCTGCGCAAGATTGCTACGGCTGAGTACGATGGGTTGGGGGACATCTCGACCCTGGCGGATCCGGGTGTGGTGCAGCATTTGATTGATACGCACAAGACGATGAATGTGGCGTAA